The Cellvibrio polysaccharolyticus genomic interval TCGGCACCGGTCTCGAACGAATCACCATCGCCGAACAGCCCTTCTTCCCGCACCATGCGACTGACCAGATGCTTCAGCCAGATAGTTACAAACGCGGAAGATGCGCCGTGCCCGGAAACATCCGCCAAATAGAAGGCCAAGTAACGTTTGCGAATATGTGCATAATCGACAAAGTCGCCGCTCAGATAGAGCGAAGGTACAATGTGGTGGGCGATTTCATAGCCTTCTGCAGTCAGCAGCCGCGAAGGCATAAGGCGTCGCTGCACCTGACGGCCGGCCAGTTGGTCGCGTTCCAGCACTCGCAAATTTTCCCGCAGGCCGCGGTTGGCCTGTTCGAGCTTTTCCCGATAGCGCTGGTTTTCCATCAACAAGTCACGGTTTTCCAGAGCTTTGGCAACCGAGTGCACCAGCACTTCCATATCAAGAATAGGCTTGATCAGATAATCACGCGCGCCCAAGCGTAAAGCCGACACCACATCACCGATAACACCGGCGCCGGAAATAACAATAACAGGCAAATCGGGGGAGTGTTCATGAAGTTGTTGTAGAACATGCAGGCCATCAATACCCGGCATACGCAAATCGGTAATTACCAGATCAGGGCATTGTTGCTGCACCAGAGCCAGTCCTTCTGCGCCATTGGCGGCTTCAAGAACATGGTAATTACTGTCATGCAAGTACGCGGCGATACTTTGACGAACGGGTGCATCGTCATCAATGATCAGTAGCCTTCTGCTCAGGTCTGACATTCCTAGCCCTATAAAGCCGGTGGAATTGTGAAAGGTAGCGAGGCGCAAACAGTACCTGCTTATCAGAGAGCACGCAACAAATTCATCTACGCGCCAACCGCTGCCTTGGCAGACGGCTATGCTACACTTAAATTCCCGCCAATTCGAGTTCGGGAAACAGTTTTTGACCCCATAAAAACAGCAGGAGAACCTGGCATGAGCCGCGAGGACCAATCATACAGTGAAAAACGGAATTTCATCAGAATGAACATCCCGGCAGGAACTGAAGTCACACTGAAACTTGACGAAAAAACCTTGAAGGGAGAGTGCATCAACCTGAGCGGTAGCGGCTTGCTGGTGGCAACCCGTGAAAAACTGCCAGAAGATGTCACCCTGCTGGCAGAGGTCAGCTCTCATTATGGCCATGCCCCGACATTGAGCGCCAGGGCACGGGTGGTGCGAAGCGAAACGACGAATCAGCAGACCTGGGAGTCAGGCCTGGAAATTCTGGAGATTATTGACTGACACAAACCCGCGAGACTACTCAAAGTCGATGTCATCGGCGAAATCGTCGTCCATACCAAAATCGTCGGTGACTGCACCATCAAGGATGAGATAGTTTCGATGTTGCAGATAAGCATCGCGCACAAAGGTGTACTGATCGCCGGTGATGTGCTGCTCCAGTTCAAAGAGATTGGCCCGCACATTCACCAGATTCAAACCGGTAAGGGTATTGCGAACCCTTACATTGTCAACATAGGTGCGAGGATCGGTGTACCAGTCAGCCGGCAAGGCAAAAGAATCGCGCAAGGTGCTCGGGCCTAAAAACGGAAGTACAACATAAGGCCCCTGCCCCACGCCCCAAACCGCAAGCGTTTGGCCGAAGTCTTCATGCCCGCTGGAAGGTATGCCCATCCGGCTGGCGACATCAAAAATACCCAATAAGCCAACCGTACTGTTGATTAAAAACCGTCCGGTATCCCGCGCCGCGCTGCCGGGCTTGCCTTGCAACAGGCCGTTAAGTGCGCTGGGCACTTCGCGAATATTAAAGAAGACATTGCTGACCCCTTTTCTAA includes:
- a CDS encoding SpoIIE family protein phosphatase, with protein sequence MSDLSRRLLIIDDDAPVRQSIAAYLHDSNYHVLEAANGAEGLALVQQQCPDLVITDLRMPGIDGLHVLQQLHEHSPDLPVIVISGAGVIGDVVSALRLGARDYLIKPILDMEVLVHSVAKALENRDLLMENQRYREKLEQANRGLRENLRVLERDQLAGRQVQRRLMPSRLLTAEGYEIAHHIVPSLYLSGDFVDYAHIRKRYLAFYLADVSGHGASSAFVTIWLKHLVSRMVREEGLFGDGDSFETGADLMLQTVNRELHETRLNHHLTFFVGVIDTHTHQMRYVVAGHLPMPILVQGDKAEYLQGQGRPVGIFKDAHWKVHKVALPENFSLICFSDGVLEIMPPKDLQEKEACLLDQVAGNAASLESVCDALSIRSINDAPDDIAILTITRGK
- a CDS encoding PilZ domain-containing protein, with the protein product MKGSEAQTVPAYQRARNKFIYAPTAALADGYATLKFPPIRVRETVFDPIKTAGEPGMSREDQSYSEKRNFIRMNIPAGTEVTLKLDEKTLKGECINLSGSGLLVATREKLPEDVTLLAEVSSHYGHAPTLSARARVVRSETTNQQTWESGLEILEIID
- a CDS encoding MlaA family lipoprotein; translated protein: MAILKSILPSTLGATLMLSVCLPVMANEEQDRWQGYNRAMYSFNTTVDKYTLKPLAKGYVYVTPSVVRKGVSNVFFNIREVPSALNGLLQGKPGSAARDTGRFLINSTVGLLGIFDVASRMGIPSSGHEDFGQTLAVWGVGQGPYVVLPFLGPSTLRDSFALPADWYTDPRTYVDNVRVRNTLTGLNLVNVRANLFELEQHITGDQYTFVRDAYLQHRNYLILDGAVTDDFGMDDDFADDIDFE